Part of the Echeneis naucrates chromosome 18, fEcheNa1.1, whole genome shotgun sequence genome is shown below.
CACAATTCCACTCTTCAAGGAGGGGATGAGaagctcctcatcctcctcactTTTCATATCCACTGCTTCATCATCAAGGCTCAGCAGACTGTCACAGCTCGGCATTTCAGGAAGTGTTTCATGTTCAAGACTGAACTGGACTGCACTGCTGCCTGTGCCACTCGGGCTGTCAGGAGCCTCAGCACTGAAGGTGTCCCAAAGCAGAGTGGACCTGAGTAAGACTCCCTGCTGGCAGACAGAAAGGCTGCTGTGGTCTGTGACCGGAGTGACACCAGAGAAGTTGCTTTGGGAAGGAACAGAGTTCAGCAACACATTGTGAGGCCTCTCGGGGGATGCATGTCTCTTTATGCTGTCATTCAACTCAGCTGACCGTCgtattttctctgctttgtcttCCTCCAGTGCCTTGCGCCATGAGCTCTTGACATCCAAAACTTGAGGAAACAGAAGCAATTTACTAAGTAGAACAAATGTTGGGGTATAAACAGTCCAACCACTTTGAATAGCAATTTAGAAATGACCACACGCAcagataaaaactaaaatacaaaacagctcATGACTTACTGAGGTTTTCAGGCGTACGTGGCAGCTGCTTCCGAGTAGAGAAGGGATCTCCTTGAAAAATGCCCAGTAGGTCCTCAAGGTCAAGGCCTTTGACCCGACCTTCTGTGGGGCTGGTTGTAGTTACAGCATCTgcaaactacacacacacacgactgaGTCTCTAAAATCCTCATACCTGAGTGTCAGTCATTTCTTCACAcagcactttttaaaatgttcaattgTGTACCACAAACTTTGATTCTACAAGTTATTAGTATACCTGATCAGCAAGGTTATCACACTCCATGTCCATTATCTGCGCTTTTGTCCTCATGGTAGCCACCCTTGGATGAACACTGACCATCTTTTTCAAACTGACcttacattataaaaaaaaagaaaaaagttagtTTAGTATGCAGACCTGgtggacccaaaaaaaaaaaaaaaagaaaaaagaaaactggattGAATCCAGTAAACATGAGTACATCTAAACACAGAAGTTAGCTGAAATAACCTGAGCTGGTGGCCCAGGTGCAGGCTCCAGAGGAGGGGATGGAGGTCTGTCAAAAAGCCAGTCAAGAGAGGTATTCACTCGTGATGTTGCTTCAGCAATCACAACTGGACTTTCAGGTGCTGCAGGGCAACAGCTGTCAAACAAAGATTCTGAGGTCATTActtgcattttaaaatctggGTAAGCTCTTTATTCCAGCATCTATACAACCTTTGTGTAAGAACTTGTGGGTATAAATACTGTCTGCTCCGTATCTGTCCGTGGCGATTTCTCTCAATTCGCCGCGGTCATCAGAGAGCATAGATGCTATAGGGAGGACTTGTGACGGACAGAGCATGGCTCAGGACTGTCCAGGTATCTGCCTCCCAAACAAGCACTTCAAAGTAATAGATTGAGTAATGTCAAGAATACATTTCCCTTTTCAGCTCCCAGGAGAGATTATTTTACCTCTTGAGGTTGGAATAATTTAAAACACCTTCATCTGGTCTACTTTCTGCTGGCTTCTCTTCTGGGGGAAGGGGAGAACATGAGCATTTTACAGACATATTGCAAGCTAATTTGATGAACTGACTGCATATAATTCTGCTTACCAGGAAGTTTTGCAGGGTACTGGGAGAAGATGCTCGTTCTGTAACCAGCTTCAACTGCTGGTTCAAATGATAGTGGCGCCATTGGTGAGAGGAAGCCCAGAGCCTAAAAGGATTTAATAAGTCAAGTTTTACAACTATGCTGTTGAGGGAAAGAATGCAACAAGGCTTATGATCTCCAGCACGGAGCGTTGCTGTGAAGCCGGAGACAATCTGATATGTCAGACTAATGTCTGACATATCCCTCAATGTTCTTGAGGCCAAAAGCAACTAGTTCCAAGGAGTACTCACTGGATCTTCATTCAGAAAAGACACTAGGGGTGTGACTTTTAGAGTATCCATCCACTTCTTGTCCCAGGCTGCCTCCAACCCTCTGATGGTACTTCGCACCTCAGGAATTTCTTCCTTGGAAATTTTCTGCCTGAggggagaaaataaataaataaaataataaaaaaaaaataattgggaACTATTGAGATTATTCTTCCCATGGTAACATGTTTCATTTACCATTAAAATTCCCACACCAAACCTCTAACAAAAAAGGATGCATCTTCTTGATCAAATTAGTGTGATTAATGTATACCTGAGGAGCTGCAGGCTCTGCAGCATTTGTGCCATCTGCTGACATTTCACTTGTAGGTGCTCAGAACTGAGCTGAGCCTTGGGGGCATCTGACACACATCTACGCTCCTCTTTAAGGATTTGCAGTGCGTGGTTTGCCAGCTCCAGCACACACAGGAGATTTAGCTGGCCAGCCTCATACACATTCCCTGAGCTCAACTGGAAGGCACAAAAGACAAACACCCTACGATGAGATTCATGCAATTACTGGAATGCATCAATGTCGCCACACTACTTTCATATACATTTATGACTGGAGCAGTCAGGATCATATTGTGTAGTTATCAAACGTCCTTCCATTAGAAGCTTGAAATTATAAAgcattttccttcttcctctttcctttattCATGTAATGTGGCACAAAAAGGTGAGAGACACATGAAAGCCTAACATTTAGTTATGCCCAATTATTCACTTTAGACTGAAGTCAAATCAAGAAGCTAATGTGCTGTATATCAATTAACAGCCATGTGTAGAGAGAATCAACAGAACCATTAGCTTTACTCTCACCTGATGTGGCAGCTGCTCAATTCTCTCTATGAGTCTCTTGGGAATTTTAAGGACTTGATCTGTCCCATCCAGGATATATTGGTCTACATCTCCTTTCAAAACACTTTCCACTGAATTCTGCTCCTCTCTGATAGCTGACAGCATTTCATCAATGGCTTTCCACAAGGAGCGCACCTTCAGAAAATAAAGTACTttgtaatttattcattaaaaaaaaaaaaaaaaaaaaaaaaaaaaaaaaaaagaagagtacAACAAATGGCAAGATCAGCTAATTTGAAACagcacaccttttttttttataatttatgtttttctttttaatatagtaagtttttttttttccatattgcTTAAATACCTTCCTGAGCTTCTCTGCTGGAGGAGTTCCCTCCTGTGCAGAATCACTGCTGTAACGCCTAAAAGTAGATAGTCCATAGTTTGTTCACTGTGCCACAGAACCAAAAGGCATAAAGTAAGGGGCCAGAAAAACCATACATACTTCAGCAGCTCATCGTACTTGGTACCCTCTTCTCTGATATCCTTCACAGACTTCACCAGCAGCCTTCAAGAAAAgacaaaccaaagaaataaatagaaggTGGGGGGGCATCTTTAAGAAGCTATCCACAGCAGCAGAATCTGACATCCTTATGCTGAGCCAAGGCAAACATTCcccacacaaaaacaatctcTTCCACATCAGATACATCCTGAAAATGCTCCTGCACCATTATTTGACTGTTTGTGCACCCAGTTTTAATTACACTGATTGGAAACATTTTTGAGCAGCTACCAATTTAGCCTTGTGGTCATTGGGTTTACCAATTAGTGCACACGCACCCAGGTGGGGCTTGACACAAACATCCAATCATATACAATGTCAAAAGTAGTTGATTTAAAGCAAAGGTTTCCAACGCtggtcctgcatgttttagatggttcctgctccaacacacctgattcaaatgagtggctccttatcagacctcagcagagcttgatgacaagctgatcatttgaatctgGTGTGTTGgggcaggaaacatctaaaacatgtaGGACCATAGCTCTCCAGGATCGGAGTTGGAAACgtctgattttaaatattttttaggtTAAATTGAAATACCTGTGGAGAGGAAAACTTATCTGCATTTGTAGAACATTATTTTTAACAGGTAAAAGAGCTCCTACAAAGTGATGGGGGGTTGATGACTAAAACGTGTATTCACTGACAGGTCAGTCCAGTTAGACAACCAAGGACTTACTGGGCTTGTTTCTGGTACTCCTGGAGAAAACAATCTTGTTCCACTGCAGTTTTCAAGAACCGTTTACTGATCAAGTTGAGTCGCTTCACAGCCATGtcaagggaggaggagggcattGCTGCAGCTTCAGGAACCCAACTGTCATCTGACAATGACCACATTTGCGATTCACAACAAATATGGTTACGTGCAGTAAAAGAGCTTGGTCATTGCTGTTTCATTCTACAGCCCAGGGGTGAATTCTGAATGGGAACGATTTCTACTAGTTGTGAGGAAAAAGGAATTTTTATCTCAACTGACCTGTGGTGAATGTCTTCATTTCCTGCAGCATGACATGGTTGGCCAAATGAAGCATCAAAGTGATAAACTTTGGGCCCCCAggggagagaaacaaagatgCTACCACTTTGGATCCTGCATTTGCCGTTTCATCCTGCACATAGTTAAACACATGACTGCAAATAAAACAGTATactaaacaacaaaacatgcatTTATGAACCTCAATAGCTTTAGATGTTTTGACTCTTCATTGGTGATGTGCAACTATTGAATCCCATCTAGGGGCATTGTCATTTAGATGGTATGCATGTCTTATTCTTTATCTGGCGATTTGTGCCACTTTCTTGCCATGCTTACTTTTCACTTCTAGGGAACTTGGTACTTGAGGTGAGGAGAAAGGGGAACTGAGGAGCTGAGCTTGAGTCCATTAAATGTTAGAATAGATGAAGATGATAGAAACAACATCCAAATACAGCTTACTTACCATTATTTCTCGTAGCCAAGCACAGGTAACTTTACGGTACTCAGCATCTGCCTTGTGGTTTAAAACAGGCCAGCAATGCCTAACCCAAATCAAAGAATCCCTTTTAGTGACAGAAATTCTCATCTacttttttaagaaaaagtaataaatgatTTTATCTAAATTTACCTGTACGCTTCATGATATCGGGTTGGGTTGAGTTTTTCCAACAGGAAATTGGTGACTATGTAGAAAGCATCTTTGTTTGGTTTATCAAACATATTCCTGGTGGCAACAAAATAACACGGGGACACATTGTGAATAACTTTCCaatttactgtgaaaataaCAGTACATGACACAAGTTGCCTAATACCAGTTACATATATTGAACAATGAAATCAGACTCACGGCCCCAGATTGGTGTATTTAACGTTAATGTTGGTTTTGAAAGCGTTGGACGACAATGCCGCTTCAGGTTGAAAACCCAGTCCGAGAAGAGCAAACCACAGGTATTTCCCATTCTTTTTCTGTAACGACACCGGGTTGGCCATAACTCCAAGATGGGTAGAAGCTGTTTGAATATCCGGTGGCGAGAGATCGAAAATCAAATTCGGCGAATATTAAACTTCTCGCCAGCTAGCTTCACCGCTAGCCACAAAGTTTGCTGTTAGCGTTAGCAGACTTAGCTCTCGAACTCGTTTTGAGTTTGTcagcaaaaaattaaaaacccgTGAAAAGATTTAGGACTCCCATTGAGCAGGTGCCGATCTCGCAAAGTCTGCCTCAGATATAGCCACGTTTAAGAGTACATTTGTAATCAATAAATATTATGAATTCCTCTATCGGAAGCAGGCACTCACAGCAACCTGAATGCAAACCGCCAATTTTTCCAATCGTCACCCGGATGTTGTAAACAAGTACTTCCGGTCCGTCAGTGACTCCGTTAAAGCTGACATTGGTCGTTTTTTTTGTCACGTTTAACTTTACCTACTTTCACTTGGTGTTATATGTAATATCCCATGTATGCTAGATATAAATAGAAAGTACCATTTTCCATGTGGGGAATCCTTGACCACCAACTTTACATAACTGGTTGGCAATATAATAAGAAAATTTGCCAACTTTAAGATGTATCTTTAAATTATGTACACATTTTTACGCAACTGTAAAAATATTCATCTTACATTAAACTAAACCAAAAATTTGTCTGGGGCTTTGGAAAGGATTGGCATAACAAACATGCAATACAAACGTAGATGGAGCATATTTGAAGTATCCTTTTTATTATTGCAGAACATACAATTATTTAGGTCTTCACCACAACTGATCAACCAGAACTGAGTAATAGTAAgaaagagggtttttttttcctaataatATGCATCATTGTAATTCTTTTAAAACCAGCTGGCAGCAGTCTCCCACCTTTGATGGATCAGACACTGATGAGTATTTGGAAATCTGAGAGTTGACACCCAAAGAGCGAGCCAAGTCCTTGGCTGTTTGGTCTGAGGCCACAGTGGTTCCCAAGGCCACCAGCAGCCTAAACACTGCCTCCTTGTCTTGTACCGTCTCCAGAGCTCTACTGGCCACAGAGAGACACTGAGCCTTGGCCTCAAGATCGGGTTGGCTGTGAAGACAGCCAGCGTAATTAAGCACCAGAGTGGCCAGGGCGATGTGGATGTTCTTATTGCAGACGGTGGCAAGGTCAGCAGCACGTGAAAGCACTACTTCACGTTGGGCCATGAGGAGGGTTCGGCCATGCCTGCCACTAAAGCAGTTACACAGAGTTCGCAGTGCCAACATCTGATTGGCAGGACGCCCCTCAGGCCTCATCAGGCTCAACAGGTGGTTGCACAGCTGGactccctctgcctctccacATAGACTCTCATTAACCTGTGGGTGGCGGACTGCCAGCCTCATAATGTCCAGGACAGGAAACACTATGTCTACAAtccagagggaaggaaagggtAGCATGATTAGTGAAGAGTAATATACTGGCAAACACTTAATGACTTTGTCGGATACATCAAATCGATGAGCAATGAAAACTATGGAAAGAATGAGACAATCACTCAGGTTAGAAAGCTTGTTGCTGTACCTTCAGGCCAGTGGGAGGCCTTCCACAGTAGGTTGATCTGTTGGATGTTTGGAGAAAGTTCCGAGGAGACTGGCCCACAAACAGATGCCAGGAGCTTTTCAAGGTTTTCTAGAATTTCCTCAGAGAGCTTGTGCTCTTGAGGGGCACCCCCATTAAGCTCCTTGAGCTTGGCTGGTGAAGAAAGAACAAATTACTTAAATAGACACAAAGGAACCTAaaattgttgtcattgtttctcAACTAGCACTACCCATTTCAAACCAATGAGAAAAGCAGGGGAAAACAAATAAGACCAAGATATTTCAAAATTTCATAGTTTTAACTGTTCTGACTTTAGCAAAAATATTCCATCCACGTAGGAACCCATCACTGATAgtaaaaagtgagaaaaaggtTTGCCTTTAAAGCAGATTTTATGAAAAGTGTTAAATTCTCCAGAATTGCTAAAAGGGAATAAAGTCATTCAATACGTTTTCTCATTGACATCATCTGGATGTATAGATCTTAAAATGTATGTATCTAGTTCAGAGTTTAAGTTTGACTGAGAAGACTCTACATAgacatgttgtgtgtgtgttctagcTTCTTGAATGTGCTATGAGTTGGAATCAAAACCTTGCCTTGTCtggcaaaacaaaaatttgcaaaaaattGGACGGAACATATGGATCTTGTGACACTTGACACTGCAACTGAATCAGCAGTGTTATGTGGACTGTGGCAGAACATCATCAAGCCTGTATAATGCTTACCAATGATTTGTGTAGTATTGGCTTGCTCGAAAGTTACACCATCAGTCTTGGGGAAGTAGATGTTGGTTGCTGTCTGTCTGATGGCTGCTGAGGAATAGGCACCTCCACCTGCCAGATAAAGAAATATGAGCAAATATATCCAATGAGCGCAAAATTTAGGATTAACCACCTGAAAAGAAATTGCTACTGACTCATGCCTTTTCCAGACAGAAGACCAACAACTGACATGAGCCTGTTTTTCTACTGGGCCCACTGTTCATGTGTTGCTTGAGCAGTTAAGGTGAGGCAAATCTCGTGATTTAAGACATAAATCTCATGATTTCACTTTCTcaacagtatttatttattttgtctattGCTCAGGTTGAAGTGTTCAAAATTCATTGGTGCCTTCGATTAGTAACTCACCTGTAAAGGGATCTGCCACACCCACAGGGGCACTTGGGTTCGGACCAGTCCCTGGGATGTAGCGACCAGAACCTGTGGAATAAAAATATAGTTGTTTATCTGTGTAGTGATATTCAGAGTGAAACCCGTTTTGTAAAGATATTGAACCTGTGAAGGgatcagctccaaagcctggCCTGTCATCAGAAGATCCAGGGATATACCGAGCTCCTCCTGtcagatgaggagaaaaaacattttatggatAACTTAGTCAAATAACACTGAAACCGTTGAAGATGCAGTCTAGAATTCGCAAGTAGAAAATCAAGCTGTGGTAAATATCTCTTGCCTCACCAGTGAATGGATCACCACCAGCAGGCTGGGCTGGCCCCACTACATGACCTTTGGTGTTGTTTATGATAAAATTGGCAACCTGGTCGAGGAACATGGGGTTGAGATCATTCTTCTGCAAGAAGTTGTGCGCTGTTAGCCAGGGGTCATCTGACACATTGTAAGGCAGCTTCATGGATGGTCCTCCCTCATTCACATCGATGGTAAATACGTAGTCATATTCCTGGGTGAACATAATTATTCATCAATGACTGCTCTCGTGGCAGGTCCTGTCCTTAATACTAGGCTTGTGACTGTACCTTTCCTTCATACATGACACTCTTGGAGGTCTGTTGATTTGAGCCTCCCACCACATCTCCAATCTTCACCCAGCGGCCATCATTAACACTCCAATGATACGCCTCCACTTTCTGCCCATCTTTAATAAGCCGTGTCTGTCCGTCACGATTTCCTAAAGGAAGTAAGCAAACAAACTTTGAAAGAAATGGTTTTCTTATTCTCTtcatcagaaaacagaaagtggtGTGAACTAGTAATATTAGATCCAGAGActttatacatacacatatatatctATGTCTGTAAACACCTGTTTTCTTACCAGGCTCATTAAGGTGTTCCCTTCCAGGAAGATCCTCAAATTTTATGTCTCCAAGATCACCTGTCTTGGGGTCAATAGTGGCTTTAGAGAGCTCATCTTCAAAGGCTTGTAAGTCCTCTGCACTAGCCATGCGGTCTTCAGCTTCCGTAAAAATACGGATAATGCCATCACTGTGGGCAGGGTTTAAGATTTTAGTTTCCCCACAAAACTATTTGCTATTTCAATGGTCACCTGCAAATTTGTATCATGCTGTGTACAGCAACATAACAATAATGTGTTGTCAGAAATGCAAACAATGAAATGTAGtacaaaaagatttttaaatatttatgtttgaCAAATGGAGAATGTACATGATCAGAGAAATGATTATAGACTGAGCAAGCCAATGCATTTCTGTTACCTGGCTCCAACGGCTATATCTCCATTAGGTAGAATACAGCAGCACCAGACAGACTGAGCCGGCAGGCAGATAGTCTGAAAGCACTCTCCCTTCTTCCATATCCTCAAAGTCCTGTCCTCACCTGTGCTTACAAAgtctgatggagaaaaaaaacattggtcTGTGGTTAGAGGAGCTAGGACTGACAGGAAAACAGATCGATGCTGATTATGGAAATATCCAAGCACCCTTAGGTAGTTAAACTCATATTGCAAGCCTCTAATTAAAAAATGTCACCAGCCTTGAacaatttacataaataaacacacctTGGCAATTGGGGAAGACAGCTAAGCTGTAGATGTAGTTGGTATGACTGTAATAGACCTGAACACATTCACCCGTCACCAGCCATCTTCTGATGCTGGTGTCATTGCTACAGGAGAAGAACTCAGTGTTGCTAATTACTGCGAGTCCTCTCACACAGTCTTCATGGCctgaaaaggaagaggaaaaaaagtcatAGCTTGGAAGCATTTAGTCCTTGAACAATCCGAAAACTGTCCTTACTTAATCTGATAAATTGACATTATTAACAGTTGTCACCAAAGAATGTCTGGATTTaccatttaaattttttataatAACTGCTGTTTTACACTCCACAGGGTTTGTTGGCTACACTCaattgaaatgtttgaaatatctTGAATGCATGcatgtcaaaaaagaaagacaaaagattAATATACTTACTCATGTCATCAATATGCAAACATACCTGTAAATGTTTTCTCACATCGTCCAGCTTTCCAAAGCTTTATGGTCTTATCTGCTGATCCAGAAAGCATCAGACCTTGTTCAGGTAATATGACCACTGCCCACACTGCTGCAGAGTGGCCCTGTAGCAAAACAAAAGTTGCAATCATGAAATCAGGATCAaaccaaatggaaaaaatgcaTATGCATACTATGCTCAATGGCTAAGGATGCCAACCATCTAAAAGATACCTGCAAAGTCATCATGCACTTCTCATTGAGCCAGACTTTTGCTGTGGTGTCCCAGGAGCCGCTTAAAAGTGTCCCAAACTTCCCAGATGACAGGGCGCAGACTGAGGATAGTTAAAGTTAGAAAACTTGATACGCCAATCCATGGCATGATATTCAACAACAGAGCAAATGTGAAAGTTAAGTCTGAAATCTACTGAGTGTGACTAGTAGAGCGCAACTCACCTGTATTTTTGTGGCCCTTGAGAGTGAACAGGGGCTGCGGTTGGTCCagtgagaaaacacaaatgttgttATCGTTCCCACCTGTGGCAATAAGTCCTCGGGGATATGTTTCACTGGGTGCAATGATGCATACACAGGATACAAAGTTTGAGTGGCCGGACATGCAGTGCATCTCTGTAAAGCCATTGTCTGGGCTGTCATGGGGAGGGGgcaaaaagtaaagacattttcagtgGAGTTGTTTGGAGTCAGGGACGAGCACTAATACATCACTGATAGTTGGAAGAAAATCCACCACACTGACTGCCAGAACAAAATACATGAACGTTGGTGAacttcagcagtaaatcagcaaTGGCGCTGCGTAAACAgttgcaaatgaatgaatgacaaagcTAATTTTAGTACATGCTAGCAACGAGCTTAATAGCTAACtcagctaacatgctaacaggaacttaaaaaaaagtaaaataaacttgAGTCGgctctgttatttgttttgctaCCTTCCTTGACCGGAAAATCTTTCCCCAGCAAAAGGCGAGTAAACTCACAGAAATCGTTGCCGACCACCACAACCCGTGAGTCAGGAGCAAGCTAACAGTAGCTACCTTGAATTTGGTACCCAGACTCTTCCGGTTCGGTCTCTAGACACAGACACGAAAGCTCCCTCTGGAAAACCAAAAGCGGTAAGTCCTCTGACGTCCATTTCGTGGCCCGGGATAGAGCACCTGAGTTTGTACCCATTAGATGATGCCATTTTGCCCCGACAACACAACGAAACTACCACAGCAGTGTTATGCTAAGCGGCGTTGCTGTCAACAAACACCGGCCGCTATCGCTAGCGGAAGTCGAAATACGTCATTGACATAATTAACCCGTCATTAAATTAATGTAACATCATTTAATCTAACTAATATTGCAAAAATAATATTGAATTAAAACACTGAAGTCGAAAATGTGCATTCAGCTATACATTTAAAAACCGAAAAGGGAACGAAACAGGTGTGTTTAGCAGGATGGACCACAGGGCGGCAGCAGACGGCTCTCAAGCGGCGGTGGTGCACTGCGCTGCGGCCAGTCCGCCGCCCACCTGTCCGCTCCTGCTGCGACAAGCTGCCGGTAACAGCCCGGATACAACGGGAAACCGGAACTTGGCAGGAAAATGAAGGCCTaaaatttgactgaaaaaaaacGGTAACAAATTAACAATTAGCAAGTCAGAAACCTAGCATACATTCTGAGctgatgaataaatatattgaaaGATCTAGTTGATCTATGGCATAGACGACCAGTAGGCAATATGTGTATGTACAACATGCGCATGCAGCATCAAGTAGCAAGTACTTTATTGTGTTGAATGAACAATTTTTCATTCTATCTATttgtattattatcattatttgaaATTTATTTGGCTATCAATAACCATTTTCCCATCGAGAACTCTTTTATTTGTAACcggaaatgtagtttttttgaATTGCAGGCAACAAACAAACTGGTCCCGTCCAGCCCACAGAGGCTCGGATGAGGAAGTAGATACGCGGATAAGTGCGCTAAATTGGAGAGCTACGAAAAGTAggtatgttttttattttaattttgaaatgatgaaatcGTGACTGCTGACTGTCCTAAGACCGACTGCCGTTCAGTGTGGATATGAAGGTCAGTTAAGTGAACGAGTTTAGCCCGCTGAGCTTAGCTAACAGCAGAGCCGGGCTATGGAGCCGAGCCCTGTCAGTGTTATCACCACTGTGACTGATGGAGCAGGCCAGGCTGGATGTGAAGGgggatttcattcattttttagtGATGTGAACCCGGTTTGTGCTGCTTTAGAGGGGCTAAGATCAGCATCCATCCCACATGTCTGTGGAGGAAACAGGCTTGTTTAGACACCTGCTTTCTAACTCAGTGGTGAGGCTTGTGTTTAGGTCTGATCTAATCATCATTTCCAGCAAacatgtatttctgtttttgtgtgacatccttcatttgaaaaacatcattttaataTCTACATATCCATATCCTAGTTGTCCTAAAGTGAATATTTGCATGTGCCTTTGTTTATTGTGATCTGGAGGTGTCCCAGAGTCCCAGCAGCCATGAAGCTCAGATTGCATTTTGTGGTGGACCCCATGGGTTGGCTGTGCATCAGCATGGTGTTTGGGATCTGGCTCTACAACACGTTCTTCATTCCGACGCTGGTTCTGCTTCCTCACTACAATGAGGGACACATCCCCTGGGCCACAGTTGTTTGTGAGTGACCTTGTTTCCACTGGATCAGCTCCTTGTTGACACATGTGGGATGACTAAAGGAGGTGTCTAACCTATTTCTGAGGCGATGCTGAAAGTCATGGATGACTTTGGATTAAAAATGCATGGATCATGTGCTTTAACAAGATAAAACATTGTGCATTTCTTCAGGTTATTACATGGCATCAGGACTCTGTATAGCGGCCCTTGTCAGAGCTTCGACAGCAGATCCAGGTCGCCTTCCTGTGGACCCCCACATACCTCACTCAGGTGCAGTGAGCAGTTTATTctttataaagaaaaacattgccACCTCTTAGTGTTCCAGTGTGACAGTCCATGTTTTACCGTTTTCCCCTTAAAAAGGTGATTGTATTCTAAATGGTAATATCCTTATCATTGCA
Proteins encoded:
- the haus6 gene encoding HAUS augmin-like complex subunit 6, which gives rise to MANPVSLQKKNGKYLWFALLGLGFQPEAALSSNAFKTNINVKYTNLGPNMFDKPNKDAFYIVTNFLLEKLNPTRYHEAYRHCWPVLNHKADAEYRKVTCAWLREIMDETANAGSKVVASLFLSPGGPKFITLMLHLANHVMLQEMKTFTTDDSWVPEAAAMPSSSLDMAVKRLNLISKRFLKTAVEQDCFLQEYQKQAQLLVKSVKDIREEGTKYDELLKRYSSDSAQEGTPPAEKLRKVRSLWKAIDEMLSAIREEQNSVESVLKGDVDQYILDGTDQVLKIPKRLIERIEQLPHQLSSGNVYEAGQLNLLCVLELANHALQILKEERRCVSDAPKAQLSSEHLQVKCQQMAQMLQSLQLLRQKISKEEIPEVRSTIRGLEAAWDKKWMDTLKVTPLVSFLNEDPALGFLSPMAPLSFEPAVEAGYRTSIFSQYPAKLPEEKPAESRPDEGVLNYSNLKSCCPAAPESPVVIAEATSRVNTSLDWLFDRPPSPPLEPAPGPPAQVSLKKMVSVHPRVATMRTKAQIMDMECDNLADQFADAVTTTSPTEGRVKGLDLEDLLGIFQGDPFSTRKQLPRTPENLILDVKSSWRKALEEDKAEKIRRSAELNDSIKRHASPERPHNVLLNSVPSQSNFSGVTPVTDHSSLSVCQQGVLLRSTLLWDTFSAEAPDSPSGTGSSAVQFSLEHETLPEMPSCDSLLSLDDEAVDMKSEEDEELLIPSLKSGIVHSLPNMACRKGLTQQAGDDGSFIESGKRTPECLMSGHMGSGLDRDWLKEPVKSVEASDKVFSLDLDSLETASPSKKKEYSLPTLITFSPIDDMKC
- the plaa gene encoding phospholipase A-2-activating protein isoform X1, with translation MASSNGYKLRCSIPGHEMDVRGLTAFGFPEGAFVSVSRDRTGRVWVPNSSPDNGFTEMHCMSGHSNFVSCVCIIAPSETYPRGLIATGGNDNNICVFSLDQPQPLFTLKGHKNTVCALSSGKFGTLLSGSWDTTAKVWLNEKCMMTLQGHSAAVWAVVILPEQGLMLSGSADKTIKLWKAGRCEKTFTGHEDCVRGLAVISNTEFFSCSNDTSIRRWLVTGECVQVYYSHTNYIYSLAVFPNCQDFVSTGEDRTLRIWKKGECFQTICLPAQSVWCCCILPNGDIAVGASDGIIRIFTEAEDRMASAEDLQAFEDELSKATIDPKTGDLGDIKFEDLPGREHLNEPGNRDGQTRLIKDGQKVEAYHWSVNDGRWVKIGDVVGGSNQQTSKSVMYEGKEYDYVFTIDVNEGGPSMKLPYNVSDDPWLTAHNFLQKNDLNPMFLDQVANFIINNTKGHVVGPAQPAGGDPFTGGARYIPGSSDDRPGFGADPFTGSGRYIPGTGPNPSAPVGVADPFTGGGAYSSAAIRQTATNIYFPKTDGVTFEQANTTQIIAKLKELNGGAPQEHKLSEEILENLEKLLASVCGPVSSELSPNIQQINLLWKASHWPEDIVFPVLDIMRLAVRHPQVNESLCGEAEGVQLCNHLLSLMRPEGRPANQMLALRTLCNCFSGRHGRTLLMAQREVVLSRAADLATVCNKNIHIALATLVLNYAGCLHSQPDLEAKAQCLSVASRALETVQDKEAVFRLLVALGTTVASDQTAKDLARSLGVNSQISKYSSVSDPSKVGDCCQLVLKELQ
- the plaa gene encoding phospholipase A-2-activating protein isoform X2; this translates as MASSNGYKLRCSIPGHEMDVRGLTAFGFPEGAFVSVSRDRTGRVWVPNSSPDNGFTEMHCMSGHSNFVSCVCIIAPSETYPRGLIATGGNDNNICVFSLDQPQPLFTLKGHKNTVCALSSGKFGTLLSGSWDTTAKVWLNEKCMMTLQGHSAAVWAVVILPEQGLMLSGSADKTIKLWKAGRCEKTFTGHEDCVRGLAVISNTEFFSCSNDTSIRRWLVTGECVQVYYSHTNYIYSLAVFPNCQDFVSTGEDRTLRIWKKGECFQTICLPAQSVWCCCILPNGDIAVGASDGIIRIFTEAEDRMASAEDLQAFEDELSKATIDPKTGDLGDIKFEDLPGREHLNEPGNRDGQTRLIKDGQKVEAYHWSVNDGRWVKIGDVVGGSNQQTSKSVMYEGKEYDYVFTIDVNEGGPSMKLPYNVSDDPWLTAHNFLQKNDLNPMFLDQVANFIINNTKGHVVGPAQPAGGDPFTGSGRYIPGTGPNPSAPVGVADPFTGGGAYSSAAIRQTATNIYFPKTDGVTFEQANTTQIIAKLKELNGGAPQEHKLSEEILENLEKLLASVCGPVSSELSPNIQQINLLWKASHWPEDIVFPVLDIMRLAVRHPQVNESLCGEAEGVQLCNHLLSLMRPEGRPANQMLALRTLCNCFSGRHGRTLLMAQREVVLSRAADLATVCNKNIHIALATLVLNYAGCLHSQPDLEAKAQCLSVASRALETVQDKEAVFRLLVALGTTVASDQTAKDLARSLGVNSQISKYSSVSDPSKVGDCCQLVLKELQ